The nucleotide sequence TTACCGCTACCGCCCATTTCCAGGTCAACGAGGCATCCCGCGAACTGCCGGGGCGCGTCTTGCTCGGCCAGCACTGCGATACCTCGATGCTGTGACCGATTTAGAAGTCGCCCTACCGTTTTGGCTGGACCGGCCCGACGACGAGGCGATGGAGGTGGCGCTGGCGGCGTCGAACGCCGGTTTCGACGTGCTGTGGGTTGGGGAAATGGCCACCTACGACGCGTTTGCCCTTGCCACCGCGATAGGGCTGGGTGCACCCGGAATGGGCTTGAAGATCGGACCGCTGGCCGTCGCCGTTCGCGGCCCGGTGGGGCTGGCGCTGGGCGTCAGTTCGGTCGCCTCTCTCACCGGTAGCCGGGTCGATATCGCCCTGGGCGCCTCCAGCCCGGCGATAGTGGCCGGTTGGCATGATCGGCCCTGGGCACGCCACGTGCCGGTGATGCGGGAAACCATTGAATGCCTGCGGTCGATACTGGGTGGGGCGCGCGTCGACTACCACGGGCGCCATGTCGCCAGCCACGGCTTCCGACTGCGCAACCCGCAGCCGGAGGCTCGAATTGCGTTGGGGGCCTTCGGCCCTGGCATGATTCGCCTGGCGGCAAGGCACGCCGATGAGGTGGTGCTCAACCTCGCATCGCCGGCTCGGGTGGCAGAGGTTCGTCACGCCATCGACTCCGCGGCCGCCGCGGCGGGTCGCGCCGCACCGCGGCTGACGGTATGGGTGCCCGTTGCCGTTGATCCCGGTGCCGCCGCGCACGCTCAGCTGGCGGCGCAGCTGGCGGTCTATCTCGGCCCGCCTGGCTACGGCGAAATGTTCAGTGCACTGGGCTTTGACCGCCTCGTCGGCGCCGCGCGCGCCGGGGCGAGCCGTCGAGAGTTGGCTGCCGCCATCCCCGTCGAACTGCTCGAGCAGGTGGGGGCATTGGGCACCGCCGAGCGAGTCGCGGCCCGGCTGCGGGACTATGAAGAGGCTGGCGCGGACTGCCTGGCGCTGGTGCCCTGCACTGCCGAAGATCCGGCGGGCCGGGCAACGCTGAACGCACTGTCGAGGAAGGGTGAATCGTGACGCTGGTCAATACCGTGTGCCGGCTGGCCGCGCGCCCGATCGGCTTGCCCAAGCCATCGGACTGGGAGGTCGCCGAAGAACCCGTTGGCGGTCCGGCCGATGGGGAGTTTTTGGTGCGCGTTGAATATCTGTCGGTCGATCCGGCGATGCGGACGTGGATGAACGCGGGGCGGTCCTACGTGGCACCGGTGCAGATCGGCGAGGTGATGCGCGCGGGCGGCATCGGGCGCGTGATCGATTCTCGCCACCCGGATTTCGCGGCCGGCGACGAGGTGTACGGAATGTTCGGGGTGCAGCGTTACGCGCATTCCGACGGTAGCGGTGTGACGCGCGTGGACACCACCCTCGCGCCGGCCCCGGTGCATCTGGGCGCCCTGGGCATCAGCGGTATAACGGCCTACTTCGGGCTCCTCGACGTCGGTCGCCCGCAACCCGGTCAGACCGTCGTCGTCTCCGGAGCCGCCGGTTCGGTGGGCAGCATCGTCGGACAGGTAGCCCGGATTGTGGGCTGCCGGGCGATCGGCATCGCCGGCGGTGAGCAGAAATGTCGTTGGCTGGTAGATGAGCTTGGCTTCGACGCCGCCATCGACTACCAAGCCGGGGATCTGCGCCTTCAGCTGAAGATGCATGCCCCTAACGGCATTGACGTCTTTTTCGACAACGTCGGGGGAGAGGTGCTCGAGGCGGGGTTGTCACGTCTGGCCCGCGGAGCGCGTGTCGTAATTTGCGGAGCCATCTCCCAGTACAACGCCGCCGGGGAGCTGCACGGGCCGGCCAACTACATGCAGTTGCTGGTCGCACGCGCCTCGATGACCGGGTTCGTGGTCTTCGACTACGCGGATCGATATGGCGAAGCCGTTGGGCAGCTAGCGAATTGGCTGGCTAGCGGTGAGCTGCGCGCCCGCGAGCAGGTGGTTGCGGGCGACGTCGGCGACTTTCCTGAGGCGCTGTTGGCGCTGTTTCGGGGTGAGAACACCGGCAAACTCGTGCTCGCGCTGCGCTAGCGATCCGGACGGATCGGACCGTCACGATAGCGGCCATTCATGGACTGGGGCCCCGCTGCGCGCGTGCTCGACGTATCGCCGGGTCATCTCGTGCAGCGCCGAGATGCGTTCCAGTCCGCGTTCTT is from Mycobacterium marinum and encodes:
- a CDS encoding LLM class F420-dependent oxidoreductase, which gives rise to MTDLEVALPFWLDRPDDEAMEVALAASNAGFDVLWVGEMATYDAFALATAIGLGAPGMGLKIGPLAVAVRGPVGLALGVSSVASLTGSRVDIALGASSPAIVAGWHDRPWARHVPVMRETIECLRSILGGARVDYHGRHVASHGFRLRNPQPEARIALGAFGPGMIRLAARHADEVVLNLASPARVAEVRHAIDSAAAAAGRAAPRLTVWVPVAVDPGAAAHAQLAAQLAVYLGPPGYGEMFSALGFDRLVGAARAGASRRELAAAIPVELLEQVGALGTAERVAARLRDYEEAGADCLALVPCTAEDPAGRATLNALSRKGES
- a CDS encoding NADP-dependent oxidoreductase, encoding MTLVNTVCRLAARPIGLPKPSDWEVAEEPVGGPADGEFLVRVEYLSVDPAMRTWMNAGRSYVAPVQIGEVMRAGGIGRVIDSRHPDFAAGDEVYGMFGVQRYAHSDGSGVTRVDTTLAPAPVHLGALGISGITAYFGLLDVGRPQPGQTVVVSGAAGSVGSIVGQVARIVGCRAIGIAGGEQKCRWLVDELGFDAAIDYQAGDLRLQLKMHAPNGIDVFFDNVGGEVLEAGLSRLARGARVVICGAISQYNAAGELHGPANYMQLLVARASMTGFVVFDYADRYGEAVGQLANWLASGELRAREQVVAGDVGDFPEALLALFRGENTGKLVLALR